From one Phocaeicola salanitronis DSM 18170 genomic stretch:
- a CDS encoding helix-turn-helix domain-containing protein, protein MSKVITQDNEQVIQIYNRLKDTLTRLEDILKNNNPTFNGHRYMNDAELANYLKVSRRTLQEYRNNGILSYYQIGGKILYRESDIEELLEKNRQEAFR, encoded by the coding sequence ATGAGCAAAGTAATTACCCAAGATAATGAGCAAGTTATTCAGATATACAATAGGTTAAAAGATACGCTAACAAGACTCGAAGATATTCTGAAGAACAACAACCCAACATTTAATGGGCATAGATATATGAATGATGCAGAGTTGGCAAATTACCTTAAAGTATCAAGACGCACTTTACAAGAATATAGAAATAATGGAATCTTATCCTATTATCAGATTGGAGGTAAAATTTTATATCGGGAATCTGATATAGAAGAACTTCTTGAGAAAAATAGACAGGAAGCATTCCGTTAA
- a CDS encoding DUF3575 domain-containing protein: MKRLLTILLVFMALSASAQKVAVKTNVLYDVTTTLNLGVEFRVAPKWTIDVSGNYNPFEFSDDKKMKHWLVQPEARYWLCEAFNGHFFALHALGGQFNVGNMDLGLFPSFEDARYEGNMYGAGIGYGYQFVLGKRWNLGLEIGAGWIHADWDKYECPQCGEWQGKGKKDYFGLTKAAISLIYIIK; the protein is encoded by the coding sequence ATGAAACGTTTACTAACTATCCTTTTAGTGTTTATGGCACTTTCGGCTTCGGCACAGAAAGTGGCGGTGAAGACGAATGTGCTTTATGATGTGACCACGACCCTTAATTTAGGGGTTGAATTTCGTGTAGCTCCGAAATGGACGATTGATGTTTCGGGAAACTATAATCCATTTGAGTTCAGTGATGATAAGAAGATGAAGCACTGGCTGGTACAGCCGGAAGCACGCTATTGGCTTTGCGAAGCTTTCAACGGGCATTTCTTTGCGCTCCATGCGTTGGGCGGCCAGTTTAATGTGGGGAATATGGATTTAGGCTTGTTCCCTTCGTTTGAGGATGCACGCTATGAGGGAAACATGTACGGTGCGGGTATCGGCTATGGCTATCAGTTCGTGTTGGGCAAGCGGTGGAACTTAGGGTTGGAAATCGGTGCCGGATGGATTCATGCCGATTGGGACAAGTACGAATGTCCGCAGTGCGGCGAGTGGCAAGGGAAAGGCAAGAAAGACTACTTCGGACTGACGAAGGCTGCCATATCATTAATCTATATTATTAAGTAA
- a CDS encoding PRTRC system ThiF family protein gives MKKIHFTDRYLLNPRHPVTVFVIGAGGTGSQVITNLARMSMALQALGHPGLHVTVFDPDTVSQTNIGRQLFSETELGLNKAVSLVTRINRFFGYAWTAEPQCFPTRNFSDNSTANIIITCTDNIRSRLTLWKFLKKVRKENFSDHSVPIYWMDFGNSQTKGQVIIGTVREKVLQPSSQEYIPMPKMNVITEEVDYAKIKEKESGPSCSLAEALEKQDLFINSTLAHIGCDILWRMFKEGKTLYRGAYVNLDTLKMTAIPV, from the coding sequence ATGAAAAAGATACATTTTACCGACCGCTACCTGCTCAATCCGCGTCATCCGGTAACAGTATTCGTCATCGGAGCCGGAGGTACCGGCTCACAAGTGATAACCAATCTGGCACGCATGAGCATGGCACTTCAGGCATTGGGCCATCCCGGACTACATGTCACCGTATTCGATCCCGACACAGTAAGCCAGACCAATATAGGACGCCAGCTTTTCAGTGAGACGGAACTTGGACTGAACAAGGCAGTATCACTTGTCACACGTATCAACCGTTTCTTCGGATACGCATGGACTGCCGAACCGCAATGCTTCCCCACTAGGAACTTTTCTGACAATAGCACAGCCAATATCATCATAACTTGTACGGACAATATACGTTCACGTCTTACGCTTTGGAAGTTCCTGAAGAAAGTCCGCAAAGAAAACTTCAGTGACCATTCGGTTCCCATATACTGGATGGATTTCGGGAACAGCCAGACAAAAGGACAGGTCATTATCGGGACGGTACGTGAGAAAGTTCTTCAACCTTCTTCACAGGAATATATTCCCATGCCTAAAATGAATGTCATCACTGAGGAAGTGGACTATGCGAAAATCAAGGAAAAAGAATCAGGACCAAGCTGTTCTCTGGCGGAAGCCCTGGAAAAACAGGATTTGTTCATTAACTCCACACTGGCACATATCGGATGTGACATATTATGGAGAATGTTCAAGGAAGGAAAGACACTGTATCGCGGTGCCTATGTCAATCTGGATACATTGAAAATGACCGCAATCCCGGTGTAA
- a CDS encoding PRTRC system protein C — translation MALEIKGMKRVFKMKKNSQEIVLDDPNVNMSPAEVMDFYSMNYPELTTATVHGPEIEDDRAVYEFKTTIGVKG, via the coding sequence ATGGCACTGGAAATTAAAGGAATGAAAAGAGTATTCAAGATGAAGAAGAACAGTCAGGAAATCGTACTGGACGATCCGAACGTAAACATGTCTCCGGCTGAAGTAATGGATTTCTATTCAATGAACTATCCGGAACTGACCACCGCAACCGTACACGGACCGGAAATCGAAGACGACCGGGCAGTATATGAATTCAAGACAACCATCGGAGTGAAAGGGTAA
- a CDS encoding helix-turn-helix domain-containing protein: MEIIGIETATYEKTLKEIENFLDTIDKLITASSQKTIGEWLDNQEVCLILKISPRTLQNLRDTDQISYSQIGKKIYYKKEDIQKFIEKHNRKL; this comes from the coding sequence ATGGAAATCATTGGAATTGAAACAGCTACATATGAAAAGACTTTAAAGGAAATTGAAAACTTCCTTGATACCATTGATAAATTGATAACAGCTTCTTCACAGAAAACAATAGGGGAATGGTTGGATAATCAAGAAGTTTGCCTGATTCTCAAAATTTCTCCCAGAACATTACAGAATCTTAGAGATACAGACCAAATCTCTTATTCTCAAATTGGAAAAAAGATTTATTATAAAAAAGAAGATATTCAGAAGTTCATTGAAAAACACAACAGAAAATTATGA
- a CDS encoding prokaryotic E2 ligase family D protein, which yields MNELTKNIQKMMVPKAAIIAYKYEDRRNSDTRYFIELRPIGKSGQMGAGIPVTYEFMNTLLESYTEEMSGIPAGRVPENMLACNPRKGQEEYIWYNPPGKRQMFFHKDLNIQDGMFNLPGIVYHVKNGSMDVFAFKGKRPVETTPLFRAPFFNVTGSSVCLGSSSLEMPQNPTFLSLLEYWEKRFWLTEFSHLGGNVNPTVSNLVIVTENIRNNPFDMNELKPMNKKLKDILP from the coding sequence ATGAATGAACTGACAAAAAACATACAGAAAATGATGGTGCCGAAGGCTGCTATCATAGCCTACAAGTATGAAGACAGAAGAAATTCTGACACCAGATACTTCATAGAATTGCGTCCCATCGGGAAAAGCGGACAGATGGGGGCAGGTATCCCCGTCACATACGAATTCATGAATACCCTGCTGGAATCCTACACGGAAGAAATGAGCGGAATACCGGCAGGCAGAGTCCCCGAAAACATGCTGGCCTGCAATCCGAGGAAAGGACAGGAAGAATATATCTGGTACAATCCGCCAGGAAAAAGACAAATGTTTTTTCACAAGGACCTCAATATACAGGATGGCATGTTCAATCTGCCGGGAATTGTCTACCATGTAAAAAACGGAAGCATGGACGTGTTCGCCTTCAAGGGGAAACGTCCGGTGGAAACGACTCCGCTGTTCCGTGCCCCGTTCTTCAACGTGACCGGATCAAGTGTCTGCCTTGGCAGCAGTTCTCTGGAAATGCCACAGAACCCGACTTTCCTTTCCCTGCTGGAATACTGGGAAAAACGGTTCTGGCTGACTGAATTCTCCCATCTGGGAGGAAATGTCAATCCTACCGTTTCAAATCTTGTCATCGTCACCGAAAACATAAGAAACAATCCGTTCGACATGAACGAACTCAAGCCCATGAATAAAAAACTTAAAGACATACTTCCATGA
- a CDS encoding DUF3868 domain-containing protein, giving the protein MKKQVLSLAFLLASACAYSQTSYLSELLINNRQVEKTADRQVKVSFDADLSGLDMKRQQSLRVVPVIVSADGSQEVELPAFVINGTVRDKVNAREAALGNTSAEDGALLTVRRKNGTSQSVNYEASVPFKRWMIGGNLQLRGYATGCAQCNEGNETNYTGDILPPLNPQYGSPFVQPKEEEVKRRSETRTARLQFRQGSSVIQKDYQQNAKELDAVHRSMQLVKDNSDLTITGIYVTGYASPEGGFDFNMKLSERRAKAFAEYMKDDLSSIDPKLYHVDWKGEDWEGLRAEIDRQPQLQERSIILDVLNGCGDDKDACEQKIRQTVSPAAYNQLLTEVYPPIRRNEYRIEYNVRHFEVEEGKQMIKSRPDLMSVNEIQQVADAYGKGTPQYIDCLLAGAKAYPQDITAQNNAALALIEAGRTEEAVALLQKAPQDAALQNMLGVAYLKQGNTEDARSMFRRAASAGNAQAQANLKMLEDYIEYYAE; this is encoded by the coding sequence ATGAAGAAACAGGTTTTATCGTTGGCTTTCTTGTTGGCATCCGCATGTGCCTATAGCCAGACTTCCTATTTAAGCGAATTGCTTATCAATAACCGTCAGGTGGAAAAGACGGCAGACCGCCAGGTGAAGGTCAGTTTTGATGCCGACTTGTCGGGACTGGACATGAAGCGCCAGCAGTCTTTGCGGGTCGTTCCGGTGATTGTATCGGCAGATGGAAGCCAGGAAGTGGAATTGCCGGCTTTTGTGATTAATGGTACGGTGCGCGATAAGGTAAATGCCCGCGAGGCGGCATTGGGGAATACAAGTGCCGAAGACGGTGCGTTGTTGACGGTACGGCGCAAGAACGGCACTTCGCAATCGGTTAACTACGAGGCTTCTGTTCCGTTCAAGCGTTGGATGATAGGCGGCAATCTCCAGTTGCGAGGTTATGCCACCGGGTGCGCCCAGTGCAACGAGGGGAACGAAACAAACTATACAGGCGATATTCTTCCGCCCCTGAATCCGCAATACGGCTCGCCTTTCGTACAGCCGAAGGAGGAAGAGGTGAAGCGCCGTTCCGAGACCCGCACGGCACGCTTGCAGTTCCGTCAGGGCAGTTCGGTGATTCAGAAGGACTATCAGCAGAATGCCAAAGAACTGGATGCCGTCCACCGTTCGATGCAACTGGTGAAAGACAATTCCGACCTTACGATTACAGGCATTTACGTAACGGGGTATGCATCGCCCGAAGGCGGTTTCGACTTCAACATGAAGCTTTCCGAACGCCGTGCGAAAGCGTTTGCCGAATACATGAAAGACGACCTTTCTTCTATCGACCCGAAGCTGTATCATGTGGACTGGAAAGGCGAGGACTGGGAAGGGCTGCGTGCCGAAATCGACCGCCAGCCGCAATTGCAGGAGCGTTCCATTATCCTGGACGTGCTGAACGGATGCGGTGACGATAAGGACGCTTGCGAGCAGAAGATACGCCAGACGGTATCGCCTGCGGCTTACAACCAGTTGCTTACAGAGGTCTATCCGCCTATCCGGCGCAACGAATACCGCATCGAATACAACGTGCGCCATTTTGAGGTAGAAGAAGGAAAGCAGATGATTAAGTCGCGCCCCGACCTGATGAGCGTGAACGAGATACAGCAGGTGGCAGACGCTTACGGCAAAGGCACTCCCCAATACATCGATTGCCTGCTCGCCGGAGCCAAGGCTTATCCGCAGGACATCACGGCGCAAAACAATGCGGCATTGGCTCTGATAGAGGCAGGACGCACCGAAGAAGCCGTTGCCTTGCTTCAGAAAGCACCGCAAGACGCAGCGTTGCAGAACATGTTGGGAGTAGCCTACCTGAAACAAGGCAATACCGAAGATGCCCGCAGCATGTTCCGCCGGGCGGCATCGGCAGGAAACGCACAGGCGCAAGCCAACTTGAAGATGCTGGAAGACTACATCGAATATTATGCGGAATAA
- a CDS encoding helix-turn-helix transcriptional regulator: MSYIDNEILERLIGTMVEGFARIEKKLDQMNRLKECMNGDRLLDNVDLAELLGVSQRTLARYRQEGKIKYYSVEKNGKSFYLASEIQSFLLQRGKNVVNNK, from the coding sequence ATGTCATATATAGATAATGAGATACTCGAAAGACTGATAGGAACCATGGTAGAGGGATTTGCCCGCATTGAAAAGAAACTGGATCAGATGAATCGTCTGAAAGAATGTATGAATGGAGACAGACTGCTTGATAATGTGGATCTGGCAGAACTCCTTGGTGTGTCACAAAGAACTTTGGCACGTTACAGGCAAGAGGGCAAGATTAAATATTACTCGGTGGAAAAGAACGGGAAATCATTCTATCTCGCCTCAGAGATACAGAGTTTCCTGCTCCAGCGTGGTAAGAACGTAGTAAATAATAAGTAG
- a CDS encoding S-adenosylmethionine:tRNA ribosyltransferase-isomerase yields MEDTKHIHISDYNYNLPDERIAKFPLPVRDQSKLLVYRNGDISETRFTSLPDYVEPGTLMIFNNTKVIQARLHFRKETGALIEIFCLEPIQPNDYALNFQQTEHAAWLCMIGNLKKWKEGTLTRRMTVKGQDITLAATRGEARGTSHWVDFTWDNPGVTFADILEMFGELPIPPYLNRETQESDKETYQTVYSKIKGSVAAPTAGLHFTQRVLDALRAKGADLEEVTLHVGAGTFKPVKSEEIEGHEMHTEYISVSKGSIEKLIAHEGKALAVGTTSVRTLESLYYIGVTLSQHPDAQEADLHVRQWQPYETHPTLSTTEALKHILHYMERHRLDALHTSTQIIIAPGYEYKVVKRMITNFHQPQSTLLLLVSAFVKGDWKRIYDYALSHDFRFLSYGDSSLLINE; encoded by the coding sequence ATGGAAGATACCAAACATATCCATATAAGCGATTATAATTACAACCTGCCCGATGAACGTATCGCCAAGTTTCCGCTTCCGGTGCGCGACCAATCGAAGCTGCTGGTTTACCGGAACGGCGATATCAGCGAAACACGCTTCACCTCCCTGCCCGACTATGTCGAGCCGGGCACACTCATGATATTCAACAATACCAAAGTGATACAGGCACGGCTTCATTTCCGCAAGGAAACCGGAGCCTTGATTGAAATCTTCTGCCTGGAGCCCATCCAGCCCAACGACTATGCCCTGAACTTCCAGCAGACCGAACATGCGGCATGGCTCTGCATGATTGGCAACCTGAAGAAATGGAAAGAGGGGACGCTGACCCGCCGGATGACGGTAAAGGGACAGGATATTACGCTGGCCGCTACACGAGGCGAAGCACGAGGCACCAGCCATTGGGTAGACTTTACATGGGATAATCCCGGCGTGACTTTTGCCGACATTCTGGAAATGTTCGGCGAACTGCCCATTCCTCCTTATCTGAATAGGGAAACGCAGGAAAGCGACAAGGAAACCTATCAGACGGTTTATTCGAAAATAAAAGGCTCGGTTGCCGCCCCTACCGCCGGACTTCATTTTACCCAGCGGGTCTTGGATGCCCTGCGTGCCAAAGGAGCCGACTTGGAAGAAGTGACCCTCCATGTGGGTGCCGGCACTTTCAAGCCTGTCAAGAGCGAGGAGATAGAAGGGCACGAAATGCATACCGAATACATCTCGGTATCGAAAGGAAGCATCGAAAAGCTGATTGCCCACGAGGGAAAGGCATTGGCAGTAGGGACCACTTCGGTACGCACCTTAGAGAGCCTGTATTATATAGGTGTTACCCTGAGCCAACATCCCGACGCCCAAGAAGCGGACCTGCACGTAAGGCAATGGCAACCATACGAAACCCACCCTACCCTCAGCACGACGGAAGCCTTGAAACACATCCTGCACTACATGGAGCGCCACCGGCTGGACGCCCTGCATACCAGTACGCAGATTATCATCGCGCCGGGATATGAATATAAGGTGGTGAAACGCATGATAACCAACTTCCACCAACCCCAAAGCACCCTGCTGCTCTTGGTTTCGGCATTCGTAAAAGGGGACTGGAAACGCATTTACGATTATGCCCTGTCTCATGATTTCCGCTTCCTGAGCTATGGAGACTCTTCTTTGCTTATAAATGAATGA
- a CDS encoding Mfa1 family fimbria major subunit (Members of this family are fimbrial shaft proteins (major subunit proteins), found in the Bacteriodetes. The family is named for Mfa1 from Porphyromonas gingivalis, and is related to but distinct from the family of FimA from the species.) produces MKKFYYLVAGVLSMGMLASCSNEDEIAAGNENGQQANAYLQLTLTGADNMGSRTQVPEQPGSEGESQIVNARVLAYNAAGTQVINQLVSNLESADNGTLQTQPIEIDPGTYTVYVIANPGTYNPGTDAMATSITNAQIIGLTEAAMTEGTGYATDTHFIMFNACNGTDDTAGATITVTETNDYDNPATSAAPIKLDRLAAKITYAVSPDLDIDGATAQLEGLTAVNFEGFKLLNANTATYLQQHWTENAPVSPTTSTNIDNMLITPSPATFYHQWNEYNTITKDGSEEYTEVTDEVQGETFTQDALFCMENNTGAGTDGTSTNYLQGNTTGVLYKANATVTSSDELAGENCFYGYNGEYFATLAAIQTKYPGVFNAATGEDKLAAAQAELQACVAGTDGASVSDFRVKYLIRVYQNGVMYYTHYITDQNYINNESEHYHAVMRNTIYGLTVQSVKNIGDDVPGGWNPDVDPEDPIEVPTYLAVECEVNPWVLSNYNVDLQ; encoded by the coding sequence ATGAAAAAGTTTTATTATTTGGTTGCGGGTGTGCTGAGTATGGGTATGCTCGCATCATGCAGCAACGAAGATGAAATTGCTGCAGGGAATGAGAATGGACAGCAAGCCAATGCTTATCTGCAATTAACTCTTACGGGTGCGGATAATATGGGTTCGAGAACACAAGTTCCGGAACAGCCGGGAAGTGAAGGTGAAAGCCAAATTGTAAATGCACGAGTTTTGGCATATAATGCAGCTGGCACACAAGTAATCAATCAACTTGTTTCTAATTTGGAAAGTGCAGATAATGGTACATTGCAAACTCAACCGATTGAAATTGATCCGGGTACATATACTGTATATGTTATTGCTAATCCCGGTACTTATAATCCGGGGACAGATGCTATGGCTACATCTATTACCAATGCACAAATAATCGGTCTAACAGAAGCAGCAATGACAGAAGGAACGGGATATGCTACAGATACACACTTCATTATGTTTAATGCGTGTAACGGTACAGATGATACGGCAGGTGCGACAATAACCGTAACTGAAACAAATGATTATGATAATCCGGCAACTTCTGCGGCTCCTATTAAATTGGATCGTTTAGCTGCAAAGATTACTTATGCAGTAAGTCCTGATCTTGATATAGATGGTGCTACAGCTCAATTAGAGGGGTTGACTGCAGTTAATTTTGAAGGATTTAAATTATTGAATGCTAATACAGCTACTTATTTGCAACAACATTGGACTGAAAATGCTCCTGTAAGCCCAACAACAAGTACAAATATTGACAATATGTTGATTACTCCTTCTCCTGCTACATTCTATCATCAATGGAATGAATATAACACGATAACAAAAGATGGTAGTGAAGAATATACAGAGGTAACGGATGAAGTGCAAGGCGAAACCTTTACTCAAGATGCACTTTTCTGTATGGAAAACAATACAGGTGCAGGTACAGATGGTACAAGTACGAATTATTTACAGGGAAATACGACAGGAGTACTCTATAAAGCAAATGCTACAGTAACAAGTAGCGATGAATTAGCTGGTGAAAATTGTTTCTATGGCTATAATGGCGAATACTTTGCTACACTTGCAGCTATACAAACAAAATATCCGGGCGTATTTAATGCTGCTACAGGAGAAGATAAGCTGGCTGCAGCACAAGCTGAATTGCAAGCATGTGTAGCAGGAACAGATGGTGCATCTGTATCTGATTTCCGTGTTAAGTATTTGATTCGTGTATATCAGAATGGTGTAATGTATTATACTCATTACATTACAGATCAGAACTATATAAATAATGAAAGTGAGCATTATCATGCTGTAATGCGTAATACGATTTATGGTCTGACTGTACAGAGCGTGAAGAATATCGGTGACGATGTTCCGGGCGGATGGAATCCGGACGTAGATCCTGAAGATCCTATCGAAGTACCGACTTATTTGGCTGTAGAATGCGAAGTTAATCCGTGGGTACTGAGCAACTACAACGTTGATTTGCAATAA